The segment gctaaAGGGTTTTAtattgatcaattagccttttaaagtggtaaacttggattagctaacacaacgtgccattggaacacaggagtgatggagatattccataaaaaaatctgccgtttccagctacaatagtcatttacaacattaacaatgtctacactgtaatactgatcaatttgatgttattttaatggacaaaaaaaatgcttttttttctaactgaccccaaacttttgaacagtagtgtataataCGTGAGTATTGAAAGTAAAataataaatcatttcaaattccttatattaagcaaatcagatggcaccattttctttttttaaattatttatgcacagtcaggggcacactccaacgatcagacataatttacaaacaaagcatatgTGTCTAGTGAGTCTGCTAGATccgaggcaatagggatgaccagggatgttctcttgataagagtatgaatttgacaatttttccAGTACTACTAAGCATTCAAAGTGTAACGAgttcttttgggtgtcagggaaaatgtttggtgtaaaaagtacattattttcttcaggaatgtagaaaagtaaaagttgtcaaaaataaatacactgctcaaaaaaataaagggaacacttaaacaacacaatgtaactccaagtcaatcacacttctgtgaaatcaaactgtccacttaggaagcaacactgattgacaataaatttcacatgctgttgtgcaaatggaatagacaaaaggtggaaattataggcaattagcaagacacccccaataaaggaatggttctgcaggtggtgaccacagaccacttctcatttcctatgcttcctggctgatgttttggtcacttctgaatgctggcggtgctctcactctagtggtagcatgagacggagtctacaacccacacaagtggctcaggtagtgcagttcatccaggatggcacatcaatgcgaactgtggcaaaaaggtttgctgtgtctgtcagcgtagtgtccagagcatggaggcgctaccaggagacaggccagtacatcaggagacatggaggaggccgtaggagggcaacaacccagcagcaggaccgctacctccgcctttgtgcaaggaggtgcactgccagcgccctgcaaaatgacctccagcaggagaAGTGGGTATATACACATTTTGCCAAAAATGTCCCTACCGGCCCACCCGGTGAAGGCACAGTGCCGTGTGAATTTATTTTAATGACAAACAGTGACATAGACTCTCAATGACCTAAAATGAGAAATCTCATATTTTTTATAGGTTTTTTAATAGAAAACAACAGAATTGGATATTCTAAGTtgacaacaatgcttaaaccacatcaggagaccacttttggtaaaaatctaaaatctaatCTTTTTGAGTGTAGTTAGAATTTAATTCAACTGagcaggcacctagcactgttgtttggttagcagtgtttctgtagcacacatGAAGATGAcgtttgcaaaacaaatggccactggattcaTGCAAATAATCATAATATCATTCTTAGACTACtttgtagctagttaacatttcattGAGAAGGTATTTGGCAAAGCCTTTCCATCTGCTgttccttaattgtttgaaacctggacgTTTTACTTcctattatgaggcatgtcttaccttgcttcaaagcagcctatagccaaaatcccaccatagaaacggggaggcaattattttataaagacttcctcatatgcactctcctgttctattggttttcaaaacAACTTTCTTTCATTATCTAGCAGCTTAAAGGCATTACCCTAATCATATTAGTAATCCATGATATTTGTTGCATCTTTACATCTCCCGTCTTTCAAAATTTCAAATGGATATTTCCATCTCAGAGTCGATGAAACCGCTCGGCCTACCACCGTGTTTACATTGCTGCGCTTAAAATGTGAAGCAATAAtactttatcaacattttaagctaaacattttGATCTGTTTCATCAACCTTATTAATTGATACAGCGTATACCTTAACTACTTTGATATGCATCGTGGGGATTAAGAAATGAGAAAAAGGTAATGCCCACCCAAAAAATCGATaatatccgggatccttgggacatccctgcCCCATTGTAGTTGAAATTTAAAATGGTATGGGTTAAGGGTAGGGAAGTCCCAAGGATACCGCATAGCACTCTGACcatgtgaacaacaggcacaactccgaTGTTTTCTCAAAgttgtcacgtgtcctacttattaGTACACTCATAACAACCTAAGCATTACGAAATTTCTATTCGATCAAATATGCCTCGcatagcaaataagccattccattttttgttgaccaaattacacaatctcattgacctccatacaaaaactcctgATGGAGAAGACCGATTTTTCCTCTTGCTTTGCTTCTTCCTCTCTGATTGTATAGATacattgagagaatgccaagagtgcaaagctgtcatcaaggctaagggtggttactttgaagaatctaacatatattttgatttgtttaacactttttagttactacatgattccatatgtgctattttcatagttttgatgtcttcactattattctacaatgtaaaaaaaattgaaatgataaagaaccctggaatgagtagatgtgtcaacttttgactggtataccCAAATAGTCTGACATGGAATAGTCTTCATGAAAGTCCCTTTGTGAGAATGTGACAATCATGATACACACATGTATATAGCATGAAACAATAATACTGTCATCAAAAATGTACAGACATGTACAACTCAAATACAAAATTAATAAACATATTTTACAAACACACCGTTGGATAACATCTCTTGCCTTAAGGTCATTTTTAGGAGGAAACACAGAATGTGATAATGATAATATATCAAAGAAAGAGAGTAAAGCAAAAGAGGGTCAAAAAGAGGtgtatacagacagacaacaataCCGTATTAGACCGTTcaataaaaaaatggaaataacTGCACTCACATTCCTCCAAGAAATGTTAACATTAGAACAGTATCTTCTTCTTATGTTGTTTATGTTAAATTCTTCAATTCAAGCCACAGCAGTATTAAAAGGAGAGGAGGAATCATTGCAGAGTGGAGGAGAGTCACAGTATTTCCCTCAGCAAGGGCAGATGCTCTTATTAATATTTGTCTCTTGTGAAAGCCTAACCCTtccgtcctctctctccacatcccTGTACAGCAGGGACTTCTGGGCTTTCAGCCGACATGCCAGGCACATGAAAATGGAGTCCACGTTTTGGCTCTCCTTTGGGTCCTTGGCCGATGTCTCAAACAGCAGCATGTTGTGGGCGTCTGCAAACTTGAGGGCAGTGTTGGAGGGCACTTGTATCTGACTAACCAGGTCACACTTGTTGCCCACCAGTACCCGAGGCACAGTGGGTGAGACACGGTGCCCGTTGCACTCCTGGATCCACGTCTTCAGGTTCTGGAATGAGTTCATCTTAGTGACATCGTAAACGAAAACGACAGCGTGCACATTGCGGTAGTAGTGTTCTACCATGCTCTTCCTAAAGCGTTCCTGTCCTGCAGTGTCCCACACCTGCACCTGTTGAGTAATAACAGATCCAGTGGTCAGAGAGTAATCGTGTGTATTGGTCAGAGATAGATGGTATATTAAACGGGTTGAGACATAATCAGAATAAACAATAAACTGGACAATGTACCAAAGAAAATGTAGGTAACCGGCTTAGTTTAATGATTATGTTTGGAGGATCATTGCATTATGAAGCCAGTGGACATGTGAAAAGGGAGGACAGATTAATTCCATATATATGCTTTTATAAAAGGCCCAATGTTTTCAATGCTGCATTAGTGCATGTCTTCCATTTATGAATAATAGATAATTGAACAAAGAGGCTCTTGCTTATGCTTTCATACTGAGCACAGGTTTTATTTTGATGGTGAATCTCAATGAGAAGACAGATAAAGAGAAATATTGTTAAAACATCACATTAGCTATGCTAAAAACACTGGGACTAGTTCATCATGTTAGGCACGGGGCATTCAGAGGTTTGTCGACTCGTTTCAGAGGATATGATGGTGAAGGTGCTCTGATGCAACATAAAATGATACTGTCAATTCCTTAACTCAAAAAACATGCAAACATTGCTGATGGATATATTACTTAATAGAAACATTCAACCTAACAACCCATATAAATATAAATGGAACATCTTAATTGCGTATGGACTctggaaataaataattctcaacTCGGTATATTGACATGTCATGCATAGATGTATAAGCGATGAACACATAAATGGTTAATTGACAcaaggaaagaaagaaaagcgTCCCTTTCTCGATCAGCTGCTTAAGTAGGCTCTTACCTTTATTATTTCGCCCTCTATTTCCACTGCTTTCTCCCTGAAATCCACACCGATTGTCGCCTCGGTTTTCTCTGGAAAGCTCCCACCGGTGAAGCGGGAGGTTAAGCAGGTCTTCCCTACATTTGAATCTCCGATTACAATTATTTTAAATATTCGAGTCTGAACACTCGATTCCAAGGACGTGctgagatccacagatgatgtgaAATTTATATTTCTTGAATTTCTCGAACCGGTCCCTCCATCATTTTCAAGAGATTCATTTGTCATTACGCTAAGATGATGTACACAGTTATGCACTGTTCCCGCGGATGGGGGAAGAAAGGTGAGGCTGCCAGGCAGAGCAACAACAGCAATCCACTCCCCCAAAAGCAGCTTCCTCGTGGAAGAAGGGAAAATACAATTATTTCAAAGCCCCCCTATTTCTAAATAGCTATTTATGTATATACAATCGTTTCTTGTCAGTAAGGTTTGATTTCACACAGAAAAATCATGTGATCCATTCAGTTGATCAGgttttccactagttaccacatccACAAAGTCAATATTTGCAATAtcgtaaaaatgtatatttttttgttgctttttggtcttaatttaaggtttagTGTTAGGCatgaggttagcagtgtggttaggtttaaaatctgattttaagaagATCAATTCTATAAATAgacggggtttatgactttgtggctggggGAACTAGTGACAACCGCTGATCAGATGCCATCATCCAAAATGGCGCAAATGCATTTGCCTCAAACCTGTTGTCCACGCAAGACAAGTGTCTGATGTATAATGCAGCTTGAAAGGTTTCAAGTAAGTGCACCATTGATGCATGTTTCCCATTTGCACTGGATAtcacaggtctattataattaAATATGTAGGTCTAGTCATTAAGTAAAATGTACCAAATATGTATTAACAATGTAATTAACAAATTTATGTCACTCACCTAATGAAATATTGGTTCCAAAAGAGCTCATAGAGTTATATACTGGATCTCCATTTTGATTCGCTCTGTAGAAAACAATTCTAACATTTGTATCACACAAAGCTTCTTTTTACTCTCTACTCTCCATTGTTCCAAATGGTTTCCAAATGGTTTCTATGAAATCTGAAAGCATGCTCCAGAATTGGATTCTCACTGCTTACAATCAGAGAGTGCATACAGACAGATTCCGATGTAAGCAATTCACATTGACTTTTTTATATGGTCAGAAGGAACACTAGTTACCTGTAAACTGTATCTTAgtgaaaaaaacattttatggTTAAAACAACAATGTGAGTTCAGTCAACATTATAGTTAAATATTTACAGACAGGAATATTTATCAATAATAAAAGCATTCTCTAAGGTACATCAGAGTTTAGTTTTTGTTGTTCCATATGCTTATATTTCAGCCAACAATTTAAGCACACTTTTTTGTCTTTGCATCATTCTAGTGATATTACTGTTcaaaattgtcacgttcctgacctattgttcctttttcttttatttatttagttggtcagggagtgagttggggtgggttgtctttgtgtgtttttgtattgtctatgtgtagtgtttgtgtcagcactatttgtcttattagcttcacggtcatcatttttgttagtttgttgtatagttgttcgtttcttgttttgttttctctcttcttgaaataaagaagatgtatttttcacacgctgcgccttggtccaatctctcacagcaagacgatcgtgacagaattacccaccaatctaggaccaagcggcgtgtcaagcggcaacaggacccacctacacaggattcctggacatgggaggagatactggatggaaagggaccttgggcacaaccgggggaacatcgcctccctcgtgaagagctggatgcagctaaagccgagaggaggcgatatgaggaggcagcacggaagcaaggctggaggcccgtgagtaatacccaaaaatttattgggggggggccttaaagggagtgtggcgaagtcaggtaggagacctgcgcccactccctgtacttaccgtggagagcgagagtacgggcagacaccgtgttacgcagtagagcgcatggtgtctcctgtacgcgtgcatagcccggttcggtacattccagctccacgtatcggccgggctagattgagcttTGAGCCGGATGtaatgaagccggcccaacgcatctggccaccagtgcgtctcctcgggccggcttacatggcaccagccttaggcatggtgtccccagttcgcctacatagcccggtgcgggttattccacctccccgcactggtcgggcgacggggagcatacaaccaggtaaggttgggcaggctcagtgctcaagggagccagtacgcctgcacggtccggtatttccggcgacaccaccccgctccagcccagtaccaccagtgcctcctccacgcactagccctatggtgcgtgtctccacccctttaccaccagtgcctacaccacgcaccaagcctcctgtgtgtccccagagtcctgtgcgtcctgttgctgctccccgcactagccctgagatgcatgtcctcagcccggtaccaccagttccggcaccacgcactaggcctaatgtgcgtctccagggtccagcatgccctgttccttctccccgcactagccctgagatgcgtgtcctcagcccggtacctccagttccggcaccacgcaccaggcctacagtgcgtctcagccggccagagtctgccgtctgcccaacggcacttgaactgcccgtctgcccaacggtgcctgaactgcccgtctgcccaacggcgcctgaactgcccgtctgcccaacggcgcctgaactgcccgtctgcccaacgccgtctgaactgtccgtctgccaagcgccgcatgaactgcacGTCTGTACTGAgtattcaaagccgcccgtctgtactgagcctgcaaagccgcccgtctgccatgagccttcagagccgtccgccaaacaggagccgctagagccttccgccagacaggagcagccaaagccttccgccagacaggagcagccagagccttccgccagacaggatcagccagagccttccgccagacaggatcagccagagccttccgccagacaggatcagccagagccttccgccagccaggatcagccagagccttcctccagccaggatccgccagagccgtccagccaggatccgccagagccgtccagccaggatccgccagagccgtccagccaggatccgccattcagtccggtgctgcccctcagtccggtgctgcccctcagtccggtgctgcccctcagtccggtgctgcccctcagtccggtgctgccccttagtccggtggggttaatgtggagggtggtcatttggaggaggctacgaaagcgggtagtgactagggtggggtggggtccacgaccagtgccagagccgccaccgtggacagacgcccacccagaccctcccctagactttatgctggtgcgcccggagttcgcaccttaaggggggggttatgtcacgttcctgacctattgttcctttttcttttctttttattttatttatttagttggtcagggcgtgagttggagtgggttgtctttgtgtgtttttgtattgtctatgtgtagtgtttgtgtcagcactatttgtcttattagcttcacggtcgtcatttTTGTTAGTTCGTtgtatagttgttcgtttcttgttttgttttctctcttcttgaaataaagaagatgtatttttcacacgctgtgccttggtccaatctctcacagcaagacgatcgtgacaaaaatAGTTTACCCCTGCACAGTAATTACACGGTTACATAATTGCACTGTACATATGGTTTTCTAGACGATTAGGTTTAGAATTCAATTGAAATGGTCAAATATGACTCATTTAGGCACTTCTATTTGGTTATGGCTCTGATCCCTTGGAGATATGTTGCTTTGAAGTCACTTCCTACAGCATTTTTTGCCTTGCATTCGTAAATCCCTGAATTCATAAGCACTGGATCTTATATGACCATGTTGCCGTCAACTGTTATGTGAATTCCTTCCTGTGGTGTCAAACTGTTGTTGGGAGCAAGTGTGGTTCTTCCATGTAGAGTCCATGTAATTTCAGGCTTTGGTATGCCTGCAACGAGACAGTTCAATGTTACTGGCGAGCCCCTGTGGACTCCAGTGATGGAAGAGGGTGCGTTTGTGATATGTGGAGGATACACCAAAACTGCAACTGGGTATGAAAACGAAGATGATCCAAATGTGTTGGTGACCTTGCAGATGTAGGTTCTGCTGTCAAATGAGAAAGGTTCCCCTGCTGTTTTATGAAAAAGTAATTCTCCCACTATCCTGGGGCTTGTCCAAGACCAGGCTGTTTGGTAGGGTCCATGTAATCAAGGCCTGTGGCCAGCCATCCACAGAGCACGGCAGGTTCAGAACTTGGCCAAAACGTGACATTCATGCCCCTTGTTGTGCCTTGAATCACAGGCTTTCTTCCTGGTTTGAGAGCATATCACTTCTCCTCTGTCCCAGCCACGTTTTTGGCCAGACAATGATAAACACCTTTGTCAGCTGTCACTGGCCGGGTGATGCGCAACATCTGGTTTCCTGGATAGTGAGTGAAGCGTTGGAGTCTAGTGCCAGGCGTCAGAACTGGGCCGTTTGGCAGGATACAAACAAACTCTGGGTTTAGCTTACCACGGGCAGGACATTCCAGAGGGCCATCACTTCCATCTTGCTTTATTGGTAAAATCTCTGTTCGGCATGGCGAAGCTAGGCTTTTCTGCTATGGTTGCCTCTCCAAGCTCAATTGCCAGGCTTGCTTCTCCCAAGTGATTTTTGGCCAGATATACATACTGACCCTCGTCTATCTTCCTCACTCCACGCAGCTCCAGGCTCCCATTCTTGTGGACTTGGAAGCGTCCTCCCAGGTGTTGGCAGAGAGAAGCCGTATGGTGTGGCCCAGGCATTGTGTGGCTCAGGCTTTCCCTCCACTCTGCAGTCAAGCAGTGTTGTCTGATAAGATACTGCCAACACTTTCATACTGCTTCTTCCACATTGGTCATTGATGTGTGGCTCTCTTGCTTCTAGTTCATGTTATTTATGTAATCCCCAGCATAATTCCTTACCACACAAGCATACTTCCCTTGGTCGGCCAAAGTCACCCTCTTTATCACTAAAGTCCCATCACCTAAGATTTGTTAATTAGTTGAAGACAATATGGTGACGTCATTGCTTGGTGAGAGCCACACAATGGTCGGTGGAGGATCTCCAGTCGCTTGACAGGTCATATAGGCAGAGTCTCCTAGTTGGGCCGTGAGCAACAGCTGAGCCTTGGATGTGATTCGGGTGGAGTCAGGACCTACTTTTACGCTCATCTTCATCTCATCCTCCCCCAGTTCATTCTTAGCATGGCACGTATAGTCCCTCTCATCCTTCTTTTCCATTTGTTGCAGCAATagtggtcaaatcaaatcaaactttatttgtcacatgtgccgaatacaacaagtgtaggtagaccttaccgtgaactgcttacttacaagcgcttattaaccaacagtgcagttcaagaagagttaagaaaatatttaccaaataactaaagtataaaataaaagtaacacaataacataacaataatgtatttatttattt is part of the Salvelinus fontinalis isolate EN_2023a chromosome 6, ASM2944872v1, whole genome shotgun sequence genome and harbors:
- the LOC129857844 gene encoding ras-related protein Rab-33A-like — encoded protein: MTNESLENDGGTGSRNSRNINFTSSVDLSTSLESSVQTRIFKIIVIGDSNVGKTCLTSRFTGGSFPEKTEATIGVDFREKAVEIEGEIIKVQVWDTAGQERFRKSMVEHYYRNVHAVVFVYDVTKMNSFQNLKTWIQECNGHRVSPTVPRVLVGNKCDLVSQIQVPSNTALKFADAHNMLLFETSAKDPKESQNVDSIFMCLACRLKAQKSLLYRDVEREDGRVRLSQETNINKSICPC